In one window of Drosophila innubila isolate TH190305 chromosome 2L unlocalized genomic scaffold, UK_Dinn_1.0 4_B_2L, whole genome shotgun sequence DNA:
- the LOC117782094 gene encoding dual 3',5'-cyclic-AMP and -GMP phosphodiesterase 11 isoform X4, giving the protein MGQAASMCRFRGCRYKNKNKNNKQQQQQQHQTPTHSPQQQQVDETTATTGLHLRSIEEPASTPLQLAARMPAEQGGTGYGMSEHSLLLATRTGVPLPLSQQQQSPAHYQYNNSSNSNCNISGNNINGNNINGGNNHITAGYVATTAAAYQQHSQQQHPHQHVLYHQQQQQYQGYSHHYHQTSSPQHSRPYDPEHARMEAWMDENQEFVQDYFIRKATRQTVDAWLVSHATTAGNDVISSTSPTHPNGQTSSSRGGSGATTPVRKISAHEFERGGLLKPIVNTIDGTPTFLSIAPQLDNSTGSCSNLQNVGGVVAGQYQYQPQHHHYHHNHNHQHYQHSHYQAGGAVGSSSSNCSAPIGPGGNATSPNNSYPYPYHHCHQRPQRLSRIELKQLDEKELIFELVKDICNELEVRTLCHKILQNVSILLNADRGSLFLVQGRCNGADGLKKCLVSKLFDVCPRSTVEEMEQQEEVRVAWGTGIAGHVAESGEPVNIPDAYQDERFNCEIDSLTGYRTKALLCMPIKDSGGDVIGVAQVINKMNGECFSEIDEKVFASYLQFCGIGLRNAQLFEKSQLEIKRNQVLLDLARMIFEEQSTIEHMVFRILTHMQSLIQCQRVQILLVHEADKGSFSRVFDFEANDLSEEEANSRTSPYESRFPINIGITGHVATTGETVNVPNAYEDDRFDASVDENSSFKHRSILCMAIKNSLGQIIGVIQLINKFNELDFTKNDENFVEAFAIFCGMGIHNTHMYEKAIVAMAKQSVTLEVLSYHASATMDEAHRLRRLRVPSAVHFRLHDFKFDDIHFEDDDTLKACLRMFLDLDFVERFHIDYEVLCRWLLSVKKNYRNVTYHNWRHAFNVAQMMFAILTTTQWWKIFGEIECLALIIGCLCHDLDHRGTNNSFQIKASSPLAQLYSTSTMEHHHFDQCLMILNSPGNQILANLSSDDYCRVIRVLEDAILSTDLAVYFKKRGPFLESVQEPLSYWVSEEPRALLRAMSMTVCDLSAITKPWEIEKRVADLVSSEFFEQGDMEKQELNITPIDIMNREKEDELPMMQVNFIDSICLPIYEAFATLSDKLEPLVDGVRDNRGHWIGMADDVKTKTSQDEQQQIVIPNGDSKQATTDDTVADVDADVGAEAVTVAEACVNGLNVVKSIATTNNIAIASRPSSNQPIDDDDDNDGVGAGAGDGIETDVAQMENGHVARNSSSNSSCMSSTSSSTVSSRLSTPPPTGEDDSTPVSPSKTLQAKLVAANLNALSQGKTTIVQRQRCNCMQVRKTSSLKGAQELNGCGNKKDVALCKSTPAINHHNNHSHNHNHHHHHHQHHSHSHHNHHHNYNQNHIIGGGIGSASIGGSGLIALGTESDKIPKIVGKLGNLDGLTFTNGHGLPFNYPQQQQHHHLLTRRHSETNNSNGPPTTVVVDK; this is encoded by the exons ATGGGCCAAGCGGCAAGTATGTGTCGATTTCGTGGTTGTCGctacaaaaacaagaacaaaaacaataaacaacagcaacagcagcaacatcaaacACCTACGCATagtccacaacaacaacaagtggatgagacaacggcaacaacag GCCTGCACTTGCGGAGCATTGAGGAGCCAGCGTCGACGCCACTGCAGCTAGCGGCTAGAATGCCCGCGGAGCAGGGGGGCACAGGGTACGGAATGAGTGAGCATAGCTTGCTTCTTGCCACACGCACCGGTGTCCCCCTGCCGCtatcacagcaacagcaatccCCCGCCCACTATcagtacaacaacagcagcaacagtaatTGCAACATTAGCGGCAACAACATTaacggcaacaacatcaatggCGGCAACAATCACATAACTGCCGGCTATGTTGCAACCACAGCAGCTGCCTACCAACAACattcacaacaacagcacccaCACCAACATGTGTTGTatcaccaacagcagcaacaatatcaGGGGTATTcccatcattatcatcagaCTTCATCACCACAGCATAGTCGACCTTATGATCCAGAGCATGCGCGGATGGAGGCGTGGATGGATGAGAATCAGGAGTTTGTACAGGATTATTTTATAAG AAAGGCAACTCGTCAGACAGTGGATGCTTGGCTCGTGTCGCATGCCACAACCGCTGGCAACGATGTCATTAGCAGCACTTCACCCACACATCCAAATGGACAGACGAGTAGCTCACGAGGCGGCTCCGGAGCTACAACTCCCGTGCG CAAAATCTCGGCTCATGAGTTTGAGCGCGGCGGCCTCTTGAAGCCCATTGTCAATACTATCGATGGAACACCCACATTTTTGAGCATTGCCCCTCAGTTGGATAACTCGACTGGCAGTTGCAgcaatttgcaaaatgttgGCGGTGTCGTTGCTGGACAATATCAGTATCAGCCtcagcatcatcattatcatcacaatcacaatcatcAGCATTATCAGCATAGTCATTATCAGGCTGGCGGCGCcgttggcagcagcagcagcaactgcagtgCCCCCATTGGCCCCGGTGGCAATGCCACAAGTCCCAACAACTCTTATCCGTATCCCTATCATCATTGTCATCAACGGCCACAGCGTCTTTCCCGCATTGAGCTGAAGCAGCTGGATGAGAAGGAGCTGATCTTTGAACTG GTAAAGGACATTTGCAATGAGCTGGAAGTGCGCACGTTATGTCACAAGATTTTACAGAATGTTTCCATATTGCTGAATGCGGATCGGGGTTCATTGTTTCTGGTGCAGGGACGCTGCAATGGCGCCGATGGACTTAAAAA ATGCCTCGTGTCGAAGCTCTTCGATGTTTGTCCACGCAGCACCGTCGAGGAAATGGAACAGCAGGAGGAAGTGCGCGTTGCATGGGGCACCGGCATTGCGGGGCATGTGGCAGAGAGCGGGGAGCCGGTCAACATACCAGATGCTTACCAG GATGAGCGTTTCAATTGTGAAATTGATTCGCTGACCGGTTATCGGACAAAAGCCTTGCTCTGCATGCCCATCAAGGATTCTGGCGGGGATGTGATTGGCGTGGCGCAGGTCATCAACAAAATGAATGGCGAATGCTTCTCAGAAATCGATGAAAAG GTCTTTGCTTCGTATCTGCAGTTCTGCGGCATCGGATTACGTAATGCACAATTGTTTGAGAAATCTCAACTGGAAATTAAACGGAATCAGGTGCTACTCGACTTGGCCCGCATGATATTCGAGGAGCAGAGCACCATTGAGCATATGGTCTTCCGGATTCTCACCCACATGCAGAGTCTCATTCAATGTCAACGTGTCCAGATTTTGCTTGTCCATGAGGCGGATAAGGGAAGCTTTTCGCGTGTCTTTGACTTCGAGGCGAACGATCTGAGCGAGGAGGAGGCCAATTCAAGGACCAGCCCCTATGAGTCACGTTTCCCCATCAACATTGGCATCACCGGACATGTGGCCACCACCGGGGAGACGGTGAATGTGCCAAATGCCTATGAGGATGATCGCTTCGATGCGAGTGTTGATGAGAATTCCAGCTTCAAGCATCGCTCCATACTCTGCATGGCCATTAAGAATTCGTTGGGTCAGATCATTGGCGTTATACAGCTGATTAACAAGTTCAATGAGCTC GATTTTACCAAAAACGATGAGAACTTTGTGGAGGCGTTCGCCATCTTCTGCGGGATGGGCATCCATAATACGCACATGTACGAGAAGGCGATTGTGGCCATGGCCAAGCAGAGTGTCACCCTGGAGGTGCTCAGCTACCATGCATCAGCCACAATGGATGAGGCACATCGGTTGCGC CGCCTGCGCGTTCCCTCAGCGGTACATTTTCGTCTtcatgattttaaatttgacgaCATACACTTCGAAGATGATGATACGTTAAAG gCCTGTTTGCGCATGTTTTTGGATCTCGATTTTGTGGAACGTTTTCACATTGATTACGAAGTGCTTTGCCGTTGGTTGTTGAGCGTCAAGAAGAATTATCGCAATGTGACGTATCACAACTGGCGACATGCCTTCAATGTGGCCCAAATGATGTTCGCCATTTTAACT ACCACACAATGGTGGAAGATCTTTGGTGAAATTGAATGCCTGGCACTCATCATTGGCTGCCTGTGCCATGATCTCGATCATCGGGGGACCAATAACTCCTTTCAGATAAA AGCATCCTCGCCGTTGGCTCAGCTGTATTCAACATCTACGATGGAGCATCATCATTTTGATCAATGCTTGATGATTCTCAACAGTCCTGGCAATCAAATATTAGCCAATCTATCATCAGATGATTATTGTCGCGTCATACGCGTCTTGGAGGATGCTATACTGTCCACGGATCTCGCTGTCTATTTTAA AAAACGTGGCCCTTTCTTGGAGAGCGTGCAGGAACCATTGAGCTACTGGGTTTCCGAGGAGCCGCGTGCCTTGTTGCGTGCAATGAGCATGACTGTCTGTGATTTGTCGGCGATTACAAAGCCGTGGGAGATTGAGAAGCGTGTAGCCGATTTGGTGAGCTCCGAATTCTTTGAGCAGGGCGACATGGAGAAACAGGAACTAAATATAACACCAATT GATATCATGAATCGTGAGAAGGAGGATGAACTGCCCATGATGCAGGTGAACTTTATTGATTCAATTTGCCTGCCCATCTATGAG gcCTTTGCCACGCTCTCGGACAAGCTGGAGCCTCTCGTTGATGGCGTGCGTGATAATCGCGGTCATTGGATTGGTATGGCCGACGATGTGAAAACCAAAACTAGTCAGgatgagcagcagcaaattGTGATACCGAATGGTGACAGCAAACAGGCGACAACTGATGATACTGTggctgatgttgatgctgatgttggAGCTGAAGCTGTAACTGTAGCAGAAGCATGCGTAAATGGCTTGAATGTTGTCAAAAGCATCGCAACTACTAACAACATTGCCATCGCTTCTCGTCCCAGCAGCAACCAGCccattgatgatgatgatgataatgatggagttggagctggagctggagatgGCATTGAAACAGATGTGGCCCAGATGGAGAACGGGCATGTGgccagaaacagcagcagcaacagcagctgcatgTCCTCAACCAGTTCGTCCACCGTCTCGAGTCGTCTCTCAACACCACCGCCGACTGGCGAAGATGACAGCACACCTGTGTCGCCTTCCAAGACGTTGCAGGCAAAACTGGTGGCCGCTAATCTCAATGCACTCTCGCAGGGTAAAACGACGATTGTACAAAGGCAGCGCTGCAATTGCATGCAGGTGCGCAAGACGAGTTCCTTGAAGGGGGCACAGGAATTAAATGGTTGTGGCAACAAAAAGGATGTTGCTCTTTGTAAAAGCACGCCTGCCATTAACCATCATAATAACCATAGCCACAaccataatcatcatcatcatcatcatcaacatcactCGCATTCGCATCACAATCATCATCACAATTACAATCAGAACCACATTATTGGCGGCGGCATTGGCAGCGCCAGCATTGGCGGCAGTGGCCTCATTGCCCTCGGCACGGAAAGtgataaaataccaaaaattgtCGGTAAACTTGGAAACCTCGATGGTCTAACCTTCACCAATGGTCACGGTCTGCCATTCAACTatccacagcagcaacagcatcatcaTTTGCTGACACGTCGCCACTCGGagaccaacaacagcaatggacCGCCAACCACAGTCGTGGTTGATAAGTGA
- the LOC117782094 gene encoding dual 3',5'-cyclic-AMP and -GMP phosphodiesterase 11 isoform X3: MGQAASMCRFRGCRYKNKNKNNKQQQQQQHQTPTHSPQQQQVDETTATTGLHLRSIEEPASTPLQLAARMPAEQGGTGYGMSEHSLLLATRTGVPLPLSQQQQSPAHYQYNNSSNSNCNISGNNINGNNINGGNNHITAGYVATTAAAYQQHSQQQHPHQHVLYHQQQQQYQGYSHHYHQTSSPQHSRPYDPEHARMEAWMDENQEFVQDYFIRKATRQTVDAWLVSHATTAGNDVISSTSPTHPNGQTSSSRGGSGATTPVRKISAHEFERGGLLKPIVNTIDGTPTFLSIAPQLDNSTGSCSNLQNVGGVVAGQYQYQPQHHHYHHNHNHQHYQHSHYQAGGAVGSSSSNCSAPIGPGGNATSPNNSYPYPYHHCHQRPQRLSRIELKQLDEKELIFELVKDICNELEVRTLCHKILQNVSILLNADRGSLFLVQGRCNGADGLKKCLVSKLFDVCPRSTVEEMEQQEEVRVAWGTGIAGHVAESGEPVNIPDAYQDERFNCEIDSLTGYRTKALLCMPIKDSGGDVIGVAQVINKMNGECFSEIDEKVFASYLQFCGIGLRNAQLFEKSQLEIKRNQVLLDLARMIFEEQSTIEHMVFRILTHMQSLIQCQRVQILLVHEADKGSFSRVFDFEANDLSEEEANSRTSPYESRFPINIGITGHVATTGETVNVPNAYEDDRFDASVDENSSFKHRSILCMAIKNSLGQIIGVIQLINKFNELDFTKNDENFVEAFAIFCGMGIHNTHMYEKAIVAMAKQSVTLEVLSYHASATMDEAHRLRRLRVPSAVHFRLHDFKFDDIHFEDDDTLKACLRMFLDLDFVERFHIDYEVLCRWLLSVKKNYRNVTYHNWRHAFNVAQMMFAILTTTQWWKIFGEIECLALIIGCLCHDLDHRGTNNSFQIKASSPLAQLYSTSTMEHHHFDQCLMILNSPGNQILANLSSDDYCRVIRVLEDAILSTDLAVYFKKRGPFLESVQEPLSYWVSEEPRALLRAMSMTVCDLSAITKPWEIEKRVADLVSSEFFEQGDMEKQELNITPIDIMNREKEDELPMMQVNFIDSICLPIYEAFATLSDKLEPLVDGVRDNRGHWIGMADDVKTKTSQDEQQQIVIPNGDSKQATTDDTVADVDADVGAEAVTVAEACQPAH; the protein is encoded by the exons ATGGGCCAAGCGGCAAGTATGTGTCGATTTCGTGGTTGTCGctacaaaaacaagaacaaaaacaataaacaacagcaacagcagcaacatcaaacACCTACGCATagtccacaacaacaacaagtggatgagacaacggcaacaacag GCCTGCACTTGCGGAGCATTGAGGAGCCAGCGTCGACGCCACTGCAGCTAGCGGCTAGAATGCCCGCGGAGCAGGGGGGCACAGGGTACGGAATGAGTGAGCATAGCTTGCTTCTTGCCACACGCACCGGTGTCCCCCTGCCGCtatcacagcaacagcaatccCCCGCCCACTATcagtacaacaacagcagcaacagtaatTGCAACATTAGCGGCAACAACATTaacggcaacaacatcaatggCGGCAACAATCACATAACTGCCGGCTATGTTGCAACCACAGCAGCTGCCTACCAACAACattcacaacaacagcacccaCACCAACATGTGTTGTatcaccaacagcagcaacaatatcaGGGGTATTcccatcattatcatcagaCTTCATCACCACAGCATAGTCGACCTTATGATCCAGAGCATGCGCGGATGGAGGCGTGGATGGATGAGAATCAGGAGTTTGTACAGGATTATTTTATAAG AAAGGCAACTCGTCAGACAGTGGATGCTTGGCTCGTGTCGCATGCCACAACCGCTGGCAACGATGTCATTAGCAGCACTTCACCCACACATCCAAATGGACAGACGAGTAGCTCACGAGGCGGCTCCGGAGCTACAACTCCCGTGCG CAAAATCTCGGCTCATGAGTTTGAGCGCGGCGGCCTCTTGAAGCCCATTGTCAATACTATCGATGGAACACCCACATTTTTGAGCATTGCCCCTCAGTTGGATAACTCGACTGGCAGTTGCAgcaatttgcaaaatgttgGCGGTGTCGTTGCTGGACAATATCAGTATCAGCCtcagcatcatcattatcatcacaatcacaatcatcAGCATTATCAGCATAGTCATTATCAGGCTGGCGGCGCcgttggcagcagcagcagcaactgcagtgCCCCCATTGGCCCCGGTGGCAATGCCACAAGTCCCAACAACTCTTATCCGTATCCCTATCATCATTGTCATCAACGGCCACAGCGTCTTTCCCGCATTGAGCTGAAGCAGCTGGATGAGAAGGAGCTGATCTTTGAACTG GTAAAGGACATTTGCAATGAGCTGGAAGTGCGCACGTTATGTCACAAGATTTTACAGAATGTTTCCATATTGCTGAATGCGGATCGGGGTTCATTGTTTCTGGTGCAGGGACGCTGCAATGGCGCCGATGGACTTAAAAA ATGCCTCGTGTCGAAGCTCTTCGATGTTTGTCCACGCAGCACCGTCGAGGAAATGGAACAGCAGGAGGAAGTGCGCGTTGCATGGGGCACCGGCATTGCGGGGCATGTGGCAGAGAGCGGGGAGCCGGTCAACATACCAGATGCTTACCAG GATGAGCGTTTCAATTGTGAAATTGATTCGCTGACCGGTTATCGGACAAAAGCCTTGCTCTGCATGCCCATCAAGGATTCTGGCGGGGATGTGATTGGCGTGGCGCAGGTCATCAACAAAATGAATGGCGAATGCTTCTCAGAAATCGATGAAAAG GTCTTTGCTTCGTATCTGCAGTTCTGCGGCATCGGATTACGTAATGCACAATTGTTTGAGAAATCTCAACTGGAAATTAAACGGAATCAGGTGCTACTCGACTTGGCCCGCATGATATTCGAGGAGCAGAGCACCATTGAGCATATGGTCTTCCGGATTCTCACCCACATGCAGAGTCTCATTCAATGTCAACGTGTCCAGATTTTGCTTGTCCATGAGGCGGATAAGGGAAGCTTTTCGCGTGTCTTTGACTTCGAGGCGAACGATCTGAGCGAGGAGGAGGCCAATTCAAGGACCAGCCCCTATGAGTCACGTTTCCCCATCAACATTGGCATCACCGGACATGTGGCCACCACCGGGGAGACGGTGAATGTGCCAAATGCCTATGAGGATGATCGCTTCGATGCGAGTGTTGATGAGAATTCCAGCTTCAAGCATCGCTCCATACTCTGCATGGCCATTAAGAATTCGTTGGGTCAGATCATTGGCGTTATACAGCTGATTAACAAGTTCAATGAGCTC GATTTTACCAAAAACGATGAGAACTTTGTGGAGGCGTTCGCCATCTTCTGCGGGATGGGCATCCATAATACGCACATGTACGAGAAGGCGATTGTGGCCATGGCCAAGCAGAGTGTCACCCTGGAGGTGCTCAGCTACCATGCATCAGCCACAATGGATGAGGCACATCGGTTGCGC CGCCTGCGCGTTCCCTCAGCGGTACATTTTCGTCTtcatgattttaaatttgacgaCATACACTTCGAAGATGATGATACGTTAAAG gCCTGTTTGCGCATGTTTTTGGATCTCGATTTTGTGGAACGTTTTCACATTGATTACGAAGTGCTTTGCCGTTGGTTGTTGAGCGTCAAGAAGAATTATCGCAATGTGACGTATCACAACTGGCGACATGCCTTCAATGTGGCCCAAATGATGTTCGCCATTTTAACT ACCACACAATGGTGGAAGATCTTTGGTGAAATTGAATGCCTGGCACTCATCATTGGCTGCCTGTGCCATGATCTCGATCATCGGGGGACCAATAACTCCTTTCAGATAAA AGCATCCTCGCCGTTGGCTCAGCTGTATTCAACATCTACGATGGAGCATCATCATTTTGATCAATGCTTGATGATTCTCAACAGTCCTGGCAATCAAATATTAGCCAATCTATCATCAGATGATTATTGTCGCGTCATACGCGTCTTGGAGGATGCTATACTGTCCACGGATCTCGCTGTCTATTTTAA AAAACGTGGCCCTTTCTTGGAGAGCGTGCAGGAACCATTGAGCTACTGGGTTTCCGAGGAGCCGCGTGCCTTGTTGCGTGCAATGAGCATGACTGTCTGTGATTTGTCGGCGATTACAAAGCCGTGGGAGATTGAGAAGCGTGTAGCCGATTTGGTGAGCTCCGAATTCTTTGAGCAGGGCGACATGGAGAAACAGGAACTAAATATAACACCAATT GATATCATGAATCGTGAGAAGGAGGATGAACTGCCCATGATGCAGGTGAACTTTATTGATTCAATTTGCCTGCCCATCTATGAG gcCTTTGCCACGCTCTCGGACAAGCTGGAGCCTCTCGTTGATGGCGTGCGTGATAATCGCGGTCATTGGATTGGTATGGCCGACGATGTGAAAACCAAAACTAGTCAGgatgagcagcagcaaattGTGATACCGAATGGTGACAGCAAACAGGCGACAACTGATGATACTGTggctgatgttgatgctgatgttggAGCTGAAGCTGTAACTGTAGCAGAAGCATGC CAACCAGCccattga